The following are encoded together in the Misgurnus anguillicaudatus chromosome 14, ASM2758022v2, whole genome shotgun sequence genome:
- the LOC129428215 gene encoding uncharacterized protein isoform X2, which yields MSKLQDLSVFLTDRLTLAAQEIFKAVEDVFSEYNEEICRSRNEIELLRRRLQQAGLQIDSETQFCSNEAQDMKTCTEEQWRCEQNENDTNVHVKLEVYTQQEENDVQMSVCNELKTLLLPCMDTDHDQMASKNIESQMTDDSENDFPLIYQYAQIKNEPGLYTEEGSTNKAQHFTRHSSEDPGGSGASSSKNTKICHTDSFAHTTQEFNLPFRNQEMLKQQKMELAQKRKSQSSVCHNEVSKSDKVKIVKARYYQVWRDRLKNDPVKYADYKASEAARLREYRRRMSATSLEMFRKQNCENQRRFRARKKLQQCKADKEPKPPN from the exons atgtcTAAACTGCAGGATTTGAGCGTTTTTCTGACAGACAGATTAACTTTAGCTGCCCAGGAGATATTCAAGGCTGTGGAAGATGTCTTCTCGGAGTACAATGAGGAGATCTGTCGCTCCAGAAATGAGATTGAGCTGCTGAGGAGGAGACTGCAGCAGGCTGGACTTCAGATCGACTCTG AAACACAGTTCTGCTCCAATGAGGCTCAAGATATGAAGACATGTACAGAGGAGCAATGGAGATGTGAACAAAATGAGAATGATACAAATGTGCATGTGAAACTGGAGGTGTACACACAGCAGGAAGAAAATGACGTTCAGATGTCAGTGTGTAACgaattaaaaactttattattGCCATGTATGGACACAGACCATGATCAGATGGCCAGCAAAAACATTGAAAGTCAAATGACGGACGACAGTGAGAATGATTTTCCATTAATTTACCAATACGCTCAGATTAAGAATGAACCTGGGCTTTATACTGAAGAAGGTAGTACCAATAAGGCGCAGCACTTCACAAGACACAGCTCAGAGGATCCAGGGGGGAGTGGTGCATCCAGcagtaaaaatacaaaaatctgCCACACTGACTCTTTTGCACATACAACACAAGAATTTAAT CTTCCCTTCAGAAACCAAGAGATGTTGAAGCAGCAAAAAATGGAACTGGCCCAAAAAAGGAAGAG TCAATCATCTGTCTGTCATAATGAAGTGTCAAAATCTGACAAAGTGAAAATCGTCAAAGCGAGATATTACCAAGTCTGGAGGGATCGCTTGAAAAATGATCCTGTAAAATATGCTGACTACAAAGCTTCCGAAGCTGCAAGATTAAGAGAGTACAGAAGAAGAATGTCTGCTActtctttagaaatgtttagGAAACAGAACTGTGAGAATCAGAGAAGATTTAGAGCCAGAAAGAAGTTACAACAGTGTAAAGCTGATAAAGAGCCTAAGCCTCCTAATTAA
- the LOC129428215 gene encoding uncharacterized protein isoform X1, with translation MSKLQDLSVFLTDRLTLAAQEIFKAVEDVFSEYNEEICRSRNEIELLRRRLQQAGLQIDSETQFCSNEAQDMKTCTEEQWRCEQNENDTNVHVKLEVYTQQEENDVQMSVCNELKTLLLPCMDTDHDQMASKNIESQMTDDSENDFPLIYQYAQIKNEPGLYTEEGSTNKAQHFTRHSSEDPGGSGASSSKNTKICHTDSFAHTTQEFNLPFRNQEMLKQQKMELAQKRKRTPSQSSVCHNEVSKSDKVKIVKARYYQVWRDRLKNDPVKYADYKASEAARLREYRRRMSATSLEMFRKQNCENQRRFRARKKLQQCKADKEPKPPN, from the exons atgtcTAAACTGCAGGATTTGAGCGTTTTTCTGACAGACAGATTAACTTTAGCTGCCCAGGAGATATTCAAGGCTGTGGAAGATGTCTTCTCGGAGTACAATGAGGAGATCTGTCGCTCCAGAAATGAGATTGAGCTGCTGAGGAGGAGACTGCAGCAGGCTGGACTTCAGATCGACTCTG AAACACAGTTCTGCTCCAATGAGGCTCAAGATATGAAGACATGTACAGAGGAGCAATGGAGATGTGAACAAAATGAGAATGATACAAATGTGCATGTGAAACTGGAGGTGTACACACAGCAGGAAGAAAATGACGTTCAGATGTCAGTGTGTAACgaattaaaaactttattattGCCATGTATGGACACAGACCATGATCAGATGGCCAGCAAAAACATTGAAAGTCAAATGACGGACGACAGTGAGAATGATTTTCCATTAATTTACCAATACGCTCAGATTAAGAATGAACCTGGGCTTTATACTGAAGAAGGTAGTACCAATAAGGCGCAGCACTTCACAAGACACAGCTCAGAGGATCCAGGGGGGAGTGGTGCATCCAGcagtaaaaatacaaaaatctgCCACACTGACTCTTTTGCACATACAACACAAGAATTTAAT CTTCCCTTCAGAAACCAAGAGATGTTGAAGCAGCAAAAAATGGAACTGGCCCAAAAAAGGAAGAG AACGCCCAGTCAATCATCTGTCTGTCATAATGAAGTGTCAAAATCTGACAAAGTGAAAATCGTCAAAGCGAGATATTACCAAGTCTGGAGGGATCGCTTGAAAAATGATCCTGTAAAATATGCTGACTACAAAGCTTCCGAAGCTGCAAGATTAAGAGAGTACAGAAGAAGAATGTCTGCTActtctttagaaatgtttagGAAACAGAACTGTGAGAATCAGAGAAGATTTAGAGCCAGAAAGAAGTTACAACAGTGTAAAGCTGATAAAGAGCCTAAGCCTCCTAATTAA
- the LOC129428215 gene encoding uncharacterized protein isoform X3 — MSKLQDLSVFLTDRLTLAAQEIFKAVEDVFSEYNEEICRSRNEIELLRRRLQQAGLQIDSETQFCSNEAQDMKTCTEEQWRCEQNENDTNVHVKLEVYTQQEENDVQMSVCNELKTLLLPCMDTDHDQMASKNIESQMTDDSENDFPLIYQYAQIKNEPGLYTEEGSTNKAQHFTRHSSEDPGGSGASSSKNTKICHTDSFAHTTQEFNLPFRNQEMLKQQKMELAQKRKRVVDC; from the exons atgtcTAAACTGCAGGATTTGAGCGTTTTTCTGACAGACAGATTAACTTTAGCTGCCCAGGAGATATTCAAGGCTGTGGAAGATGTCTTCTCGGAGTACAATGAGGAGATCTGTCGCTCCAGAAATGAGATTGAGCTGCTGAGGAGGAGACTGCAGCAGGCTGGACTTCAGATCGACTCTG AAACACAGTTCTGCTCCAATGAGGCTCAAGATATGAAGACATGTACAGAGGAGCAATGGAGATGTGAACAAAATGAGAATGATACAAATGTGCATGTGAAACTGGAGGTGTACACACAGCAGGAAGAAAATGACGTTCAGATGTCAGTGTGTAACgaattaaaaactttattattGCCATGTATGGACACAGACCATGATCAGATGGCCAGCAAAAACATTGAAAGTCAAATGACGGACGACAGTGAGAATGATTTTCCATTAATTTACCAATACGCTCAGATTAAGAATGAACCTGGGCTTTATACTGAAGAAGGTAGTACCAATAAGGCGCAGCACTTCACAAGACACAGCTCAGAGGATCCAGGGGGGAGTGGTGCATCCAGcagtaaaaatacaaaaatctgCCACACTGACTCTTTTGCACATACAACACAAGAATTTAAT CTTCCCTTCAGAAACCAAGAGATGTTGAAGCAGCAAAAAATGGAACTGGCCCAAAAAAGGAAGAG